One window of the Methylovirgula sp. HY1 genome contains the following:
- a CDS encoding tetratricopeptide repeat protein: MACVVAAALMLTGCQSFGQNGDITGSIPSSQSSVAHSQEALFRYTQALGQRYESNPNDKRVALTYAHALRQLSRYAQAVAVLQRLAATHPKDMDVLGEYGKALVDAGRLQEAADVLPQAHTPENPDWTILSAQGSVADQLGDHAKAQEYYAAALKIVPNQPDVLSNLGLSYALSKQLPMAEKTLRLAVAQPGARARVRQNLALVLALEGKFDAAQTIEQRDLPPLQAAENVAAVRQMIAQANPWTKIRALDGEKTGRVASRKGVPRKLAFAKPAGKQQTALNGKAPWMDAARPVTASAE; this comes from the coding sequence ATGGCCTGCGTCGTCGCCGCCGCGCTCATGCTCACGGGCTGCCAGAGCTTCGGCCAGAATGGCGACATTACCGGCTCAATTCCGAGCAGCCAATCGAGCGTGGCGCATTCGCAGGAGGCGCTCTTTCGCTATACGCAGGCGCTTGGCCAACGCTATGAGTCCAACCCCAATGACAAGCGGGTTGCGTTGACTTATGCGCATGCGTTGCGGCAGCTGTCACGCTATGCCCAGGCCGTCGCTGTCCTGCAGCGGCTGGCGGCGACCCATCCGAAAGATATGGACGTGCTCGGCGAGTATGGAAAGGCGCTGGTCGATGCCGGGCGGCTGCAGGAGGCGGCCGATGTGCTGCCGCAGGCGCATACGCCGGAGAATCCCGATTGGACGATCCTGTCGGCGCAAGGCTCCGTCGCCGATCAACTCGGCGATCATGCCAAAGCGCAGGAATATTATGCCGCGGCGCTGAAAATCGTGCCGAACCAGCCCGATGTCTTGTCCAACCTCGGCCTTTCTTATGCTCTCTCCAAGCAATTGCCGATGGCCGAAAAAACGCTGCGGCTCGCGGTCGCGCAGCCCGGTGCTCGCGCCCGCGTCCGCCAAAATCTTGCGTTGGTGTTGGCGCTCGAAGGGAAGTTCGACGCAGCCCAAACTATCGAACAGCGCGACCTTCCACCTCTTCAAGCGGCAGAAAACGTCGCTGCCGTTCGGCAAATGATCGCGCAAGCCAATCCCTGGACCAAGATCCGTGCGCTCGATGGAGAAAAGACCGGACGAGTCGCTTCCAGAAAAGGCGTCCCCAGAAAGCTCGCGTTCGCGAAGCCGGCGGGCAAGCAGCAAACCGCGTTGAACGGCAAGGCGCCTTGGATGGATGCGGCCCGACCGGTGACCGCCTCCGCCGAGTAG
- a CDS encoding type II secretion system F family protein, translating to MTSLITAMLDRQFLLGLLVAIATMATILTLAMPLLQTDKLARRMKMAASERERIRSREREKLYEGNQKISLRHQPKAYMKEVVERFNLSKWLGTDEAKMQMTMAGFRGPQADIGFLFFRLVTPIGLFVVAIIYLFLFGNEDWPLMLKIGAVIGAAYIGIKAPEIYLQNLIAKRQKSMARAAPDAMDLMLICVESGMSIELAFRKVSQEIGAQSIPLAEELALTTAELSYLPDRRVAYENLSKRTGVDSLKQIVTVLIQAERYGTPLGKALRVVAQEGRDQRMNIAEKKAASLPPKLTVPMIIFFLPVLFAVIVTPAAVQVSHTLSGH from the coding sequence ATGACGAGTCTCATCACCGCAATGCTGGATCGACAATTCCTGCTCGGTCTCTTGGTCGCGATCGCCACGATGGCGACCATCTTGACGCTCGCGATGCCGCTCTTGCAGACGGACAAGCTTGCGCGCCGCATGAAGATGGCCGCAAGCGAGCGGGAAAGAATTCGCAGCCGCGAGCGCGAGAAGCTCTATGAAGGCAACCAGAAGATCAGCCTGCGTCACCAGCCAAAGGCCTATATGAAAGAGGTGGTGGAGCGGTTCAATCTGTCAAAATGGCTGGGCACGGACGAAGCCAAGATGCAGATGACCATGGCCGGGTTTCGTGGCCCCCAGGCGGATATCGGATTTTTGTTTTTCCGCCTTGTCACGCCGATCGGACTTTTTGTCGTTGCCATCATCTATCTTTTTCTATTCGGCAACGAGGATTGGCCGCTGATGCTGAAAATCGGGGCGGTGATCGGAGCCGCCTATATCGGCATCAAAGCGCCTGAGATTTATCTGCAAAATCTGATCGCAAAACGCCAGAAGTCGATGGCGCGCGCCGCACCGGATGCGATGGATCTTATGCTCATCTGCGTCGAGTCGGGCATGTCGATCGAACTCGCATTCCGCAAAGTATCGCAGGAGATCGGCGCCCAATCGATTCCGCTCGCCGAAGAACTGGCTCTCACGACGGCGGAACTCTCCTATCTGCCGGATCGCCGGGTGGCTTATGAGAATCTGTCTAAACGAACCGGCGTCGATTCTCTGAAGCAGATCGTTACGGTCCTCATCCAGGCGGAGCGCTATGGCACACCGCTCGGCAAAGCCTTGCGCGTCGTCGCGCAAGAGGGTCGCGATCAGCGCATGAACATCGCAGAAAAAAAAGCGGCTTCGCTGCCGCCCAAGCTGACGGTACCAATGATCATCTTCTTTCTGCCGGTGCTTTTCGCCGTGATCGTGACGCCGGCTGCGGTGCAGGTCTCGCACACATTGAGCGGGCACTGA
- a CDS encoding type II secretion system F family protein: MNVIGVDSLLLVGLTTVSVAGMLYVFIYPLLSGEAKAEKRKAVFMAPSETRKILEKQVDANARRKQVTDSLKEIEARNKRKKVSLEGRITQAGLNWSRRQFVIYSLLIGFACGTAILFLSHNPIFAVGAAIAGGFGVPRWILQFAAKRRLKKFIEGFPDAIDIIVRGIKAGLPLADCLRVIASEAEEPIRTEFRMIIEAQAMGLSVGEAIDRLILRMPISETSFFSIVINIQQKAGGNLSEALGNLAGVLRDRKKMKGKIAALSSEAKASASIIGALPFIVGGLVYLTSPGYMRLLWTTPTGQMVMAVCAVWMAFGIYVMKKMINFDI, translated from the coding sequence ATGAACGTGATCGGCGTCGATAGCCTTCTCTTGGTCGGCCTGACCACCGTCTCGGTGGCCGGGATGCTTTACGTCTTCATCTATCCTCTGCTCAGCGGCGAGGCCAAGGCCGAGAAGCGCAAAGCCGTCTTCATGGCACCGAGTGAGACCCGAAAGATCCTCGAAAAGCAGGTCGATGCCAACGCGCGGCGTAAACAGGTCACCGACAGCCTGAAGGAAATCGAAGCCCGCAACAAACGCAAGAAAGTTTCTCTCGAAGGCAGGATCACGCAGGCGGGCTTGAACTGGTCCCGCCGCCAATTCGTGATCTATTCGCTATTGATCGGGTTCGCCTGCGGGACGGCCATATTGTTCCTCAGCCATAATCCCATTTTCGCGGTCGGTGCAGCCATCGCCGGCGGCTTCGGCGTGCCGCGCTGGATTCTGCAATTCGCGGCGAAGCGGCGGTTGAAGAAATTCATCGAAGGCTTTCCCGACGCCATAGACATTATCGTCCGCGGCATAAAGGCCGGCCTGCCGCTCGCCGATTGTCTGCGCGTCATCGCGTCCGAAGCCGAGGAGCCGATACGCACCGAATTCCGCATGATCATCGAAGCGCAGGCCATGGGACTCTCCGTCGGTGAAGCCATCGATCGACTCATCTTGCGCATGCCGATTTCGGAAACGAGCTTCTTTTCCATCGTGATCAATATTCAGCAGAAGGCTGGCGGCAATCTGTCCGAAGCCCTCGGCAATCTCGCCGGAGTGTTGCGTGATCGCAAGAAAATGAAAGGCAAGATCGCCGCGCTTTCGTCGGAAGCCAAAGCCTCCGCTTCGATCATCGGCGCCCTACCCTTCATCGTCGGCGGCTTGGTCTATTTGACCAGCCCCGGCTATATGCGCCTCTTATGGACTACGCCGACGGGTCAAATGGTGATGGCCGTTTGCGCGGTGTGGATGGCCTTCGGCATCTATGTGATGAAGAAGATGATAAATTTCGACATTTGA
- a CDS encoding CpaF family protein, whose protein sequence is MFGKRAHIDERSSLALVPLVNSTPNVAAPQPKKPTTSIADPSPYSTPETPRTDDYYVTKSMVFGALIEAIDLTQLARLDAESAREEIRDIVNEIIAIKNIVMSISEQEGLLEDICNDVLGYGPLEPLLARDDIADIMVNGAAQTYIEVGGKIQLTNIRFRDNSQLMNICQRIVSQVGRRVDDASPICDARLADGSRVNVIAPPLAIDGPVLTIRKFRRDKLMLDQLVRQGAISPEGGEILKIIGRVRCNVLISGGTGSGKTTLLNCITNFIDTDERVITCEDAAELQLQQPHVVRLETRPPNLEGAGAVTMRDLVRNCLRMRPERIIVGEVRGPEAFDLLQAMNTGHDGSMGTLHANSPREALSRLESMITMGGFALPARTIREMVVSSIDVIIQTARLRDGSRRITHISEVMGLEGEVIIMQDLMVYDITGEDAAGRLKGRHRSTGIGRPRFWERARYFGEDQRLARALDAAEVKEPNEAVA, encoded by the coding sequence TGTTCGGTAAGCGGGCCCATATCGACGAGCGCTCCTCCCTCGCGCTGGTGCCGCTTGTCAATTCGACGCCGAACGTTGCCGCGCCTCAACCCAAGAAGCCAACGACCTCGATCGCCGATCCATCGCCATATTCCACGCCCGAGACACCGCGGACGGATGACTATTACGTCACCAAGAGCATGGTCTTTGGCGCTCTGATCGAAGCGATCGATCTCACCCAATTGGCGCGGCTCGATGCCGAAAGCGCGCGCGAAGAGATCCGCGACATCGTCAACGAGATCATCGCGATCAAGAATATCGTGATGTCCATCTCGGAGCAGGAGGGCCTGCTCGAAGACATTTGCAATGATGTGCTCGGCTATGGCCCGCTCGAGCCCTTGCTCGCGCGTGACGACATCGCCGACATCATGGTCAATGGAGCGGCGCAGACCTATATCGAAGTCGGCGGCAAGATCCAGCTCACCAACATTCGCTTTCGCGACAATTCGCAATTGATGAATATCTGCCAGCGCATCGTCAGCCAAGTCGGCCGCCGGGTCGATGACGCATCGCCGATCTGCGATGCCCGTCTCGCCGACGGCTCTCGTGTCAACGTCATAGCGCCGCCGCTCGCAATCGACGGTCCCGTGCTGACGATCCGTAAATTTCGCAGAGACAAGCTGATGCTCGATCAACTCGTGCGCCAGGGCGCCATATCGCCCGAGGGCGGCGAGATCTTAAAAATCATCGGGCGAGTCCGTTGCAACGTCCTGATTTCCGGAGGCACCGGCTCCGGCAAGACGACACTGCTCAATTGCATCACCAATTTCATCGATACCGACGAACGCGTCATCACCTGCGAAGATGCGGCCGAACTCCAATTGCAGCAGCCCCATGTCGTGCGGCTGGAGACGCGCCCACCTAATCTTGAAGGCGCCGGCGCCGTCACGATGCGCGATCTCGTCAGGAATTGTTTGCGTATGCGACCCGAGCGAATCATCGTCGGCGAGGTGCGCGGACCCGAGGCTTTCGATCTTTTGCAGGCAATGAATACCGGCCATGACGGTTCGATGGGGACGCTGCACGCCAATTCGCCGCGCGAGGCTCTGAGCCGTCTCGAATCGATGATCACAATGGGCGGCTTCGCGCTGCCGGCGCGGACGATTCGCGAGATGGTCGTATCCTCGATCGACGTCATCATTCAAACCGCGCGCCTGCGCGACGGCTCGCGCCGCATCACCCATATTTCCGAAGTAATGGGCTTGGAAGGCGAAGTCATCATCATGCAGGACCTGATGGTCTACGATATCACCGGAGAGGATGCCGCCGGACGCCTGAAAGGTCGACATCGTTCGACAGGCATCGGCCGCCCGCGCTTCTGGGAACGTGCCCGTTATTTCGGCGAAGACCAACGGCTCGCACGTGCCTTGGATGCCGCGGAAGTGAAAGAGCCCAATGAAGCCGTTGCTTAG